One window from the genome of [Mycobacterium] stephanolepidis encodes:
- a CDS encoding NADH-quinone oxidoreductase subunit A, whose amino-acid sequence MDAYVPILVLGAIAVAFAVFSIGISSFVGPRRYNRAKLEAYECGIEATQHSMGRDHHGAASGGHRVPVKYYLTAMLFIIFDIEIVFLYPWAVHFGALGLFGLLAMALFIVNVSVAYAYEWRRGGLSWD is encoded by the coding sequence ATGGATGCGTATGTGCCGATCTTGGTACTCGGCGCTATTGCGGTGGCCTTTGCCGTTTTCTCCATTGGGATTTCATCGTTCGTCGGTCCACGTCGATACAACCGGGCCAAGCTCGAGGCCTACGAGTGTGGCATCGAGGCCACACAGCATTCCATGGGCCGTGATCATCATGGCGCCGCATCCGGCGGACATAGGGTGCCCGTCAAGTACTACCTCACCGCCATGTTGTTCATCATCTTCGATATCGAGATCGTCTTCTTGTACCCGTGGGCCGTTCACTTCGGCGCCCTCGGACTGTTCGGACTGCTCGCAATGGCCCTGTTCATCGTCAACGTGTCGGTGGCGTACGCCTACGAATGGAGGCGCGGTGGCCTGAGCTGGGATTAG
- a CDS encoding NuoB/complex I 20 kDa subunit family protein, which produces MGLEEKLPSGFLLSTVETLAGYVRKGSLWPATFGLACCAIEMMSTAGPRFDIARFGMERFSATPRQADLMIVAGRVSQKMAPVLRQIYDQMAEPKWVLAMGVCASSGGMFNNYAIVQGVDHVVPVDIYLPGCPPRPEMLLHAILKLHEKIGQMPLGANREEVIRETEAAALAATPTIEMKGLLR; this is translated from the coding sequence ATGGGTCTTGAGGAAAAACTGCCTAGCGGATTTCTGCTGAGCACCGTCGAGACGCTGGCGGGGTACGTGCGCAAAGGTTCGTTGTGGCCGGCCACCTTCGGACTGGCCTGCTGTGCCATCGAGATGATGTCCACGGCGGGCCCGCGATTCGATATCGCCCGCTTTGGCATGGAGCGTTTCTCGGCGACACCACGACAGGCCGACCTCATGATCGTGGCGGGCCGGGTGAGTCAGAAGATGGCTCCGGTGTTGCGACAGATCTACGACCAGATGGCCGAACCCAAATGGGTGCTTGCCATGGGGGTCTGCGCATCATCCGGCGGCATGTTCAACAACTACGCCATCGTCCAAGGTGTCGATCATGTTGTCCCCGTGGATATCTACCTACCGGGATGCCCGCCACGCCCGGAGATGCTGCTGCATGCGATCTTGAAGTTGCACGAGAAGATCGGGCAGATGCCGCTCGGAGCCAACCGTGAGGAAGTCATCCGCGAGACCGAGGCCGCCGCGCTCGCCGCGACGCCGACCATCGAGATGAAGGGCCTGCTGCGGTGA
- a CDS encoding NADH-quinone oxidoreductase subunit C has protein sequence MTSDDQSSGEVIGVRHGLFGVRGSGDTSGYGGLIQSISLPASSDRPYGGYFDQVVERLESVLAEQEHVTYEDAVESVVVYRDQLTIHVKAEHLVQVAQSLRDDPQLRFELCLGVSGVHYPEDTARELHAVYPLMSITWNRRIMLEVAVPEGNPHIPSLNAVYPTTDWHERETYDFFGIVFDDHPALTRIEMPDDWEGHPQRKDYPLGGVPVEYHGATIAPPDQRRSYN, from the coding sequence GTGACGAGCGACGATCAGAGCTCTGGTGAGGTCATCGGGGTACGGCACGGGCTGTTCGGGGTCCGGGGCAGTGGCGACACCTCGGGCTACGGTGGGCTGATTCAGTCGATCTCCTTGCCGGCGAGTTCTGATCGCCCGTACGGCGGGTACTTCGACCAGGTCGTCGAACGGCTGGAATCGGTTCTGGCGGAGCAGGAACACGTTACCTATGAGGACGCTGTCGAGAGTGTTGTCGTCTACCGCGATCAGCTTACGATCCACGTGAAGGCCGAGCATCTGGTGCAGGTCGCCCAGTCTCTGCGGGATGATCCCCAGCTGCGCTTCGAGCTCTGCCTGGGCGTCAGTGGTGTGCATTACCCCGAGGACACCGCGCGGGAACTGCATGCCGTATACCCACTCATGTCGATCACGTGGAACCGCCGAATCATGCTCGAAGTGGCTGTACCTGAAGGTAATCCGCATATCCCGTCACTTAATGCCGTATACCCGACCACCGACTGGCATGAACGCGAAACCTACGACTTCTTCGGCATCGTCTTCGACGATCACCCCGCGCTGACCCGAATCGAAATGCCCGATGACTGGGAGGGGCATCCTCAGCGCAAGGACTATCCACTCGGTGGCGTACCGGTCGAGTACCACGGGGCCACCATTGCGCCGCCCGATCAGCGGAGGTCCTACAACTAA
- the nuoD gene encoding NADH dehydrogenase (quinone) subunit D, whose product MTAQPEIHLMAGGQDWDEIVTAAAQASDERIVVNMGPQHPSTHGVLRLILEIEGETVTDVRCGIGYLHTGIEKNLEYRTWTQGVTFVTRMDYLSPFFNETAYCLGVEKLLDITDEIPERATVIRVLMMELNRISSHLVALATGGMELGAMTAMFLGFREREMILKVFEAVTGLRMNHAYVRPGGLAQDLPDGAEQDVRDLLKILPGRLRDMENLLNENYIWKARTQGVGYLDLTGCMALGITGPVLRATGLAHDLRRAQPYCGYENYDFEVITHEDCDSYGRYLIRVKEMHESIKIAQQCLDRLRPGPVMVDDKKIAWPADLASGPDGLGNSPQHIAKIMGTSMEGLIHHFKLVTEGIRVPAGQVYVAVESPRGELGVHMVSDGGTRPYRVHFRDPSFTNLQSVSAMCEGGMVADLIAAVASIDPVMGGVDR is encoded by the coding sequence ATGACAGCACAGCCCGAGATTCATCTCATGGCCGGTGGGCAGGACTGGGACGAGATCGTCACTGCCGCTGCCCAAGCCAGCGACGAGAGAATCGTCGTCAACATGGGACCGCAACATCCGTCGACCCACGGCGTGCTTCGCCTGATCCTGGAGATCGAAGGGGAGACCGTTACCGACGTCCGCTGCGGAATCGGGTATCTGCACACCGGTATCGAAAAGAATCTGGAGTACCGGACCTGGACGCAGGGTGTCACCTTCGTGACCCGAATGGACTACCTGTCACCTTTCTTCAACGAGACCGCCTATTGCCTGGGCGTTGAGAAGCTGCTGGACATCACCGACGAAATCCCGGAGCGGGCCACCGTGATTCGGGTGTTGATGATGGAACTCAACCGCATCTCCTCCCATCTGGTCGCACTCGCCACGGGCGGTATGGAGCTCGGGGCGATGACCGCGATGTTCCTCGGGTTCCGGGAACGCGAGATGATCTTGAAGGTCTTCGAGGCGGTCACCGGCCTGCGCATGAATCATGCTTACGTCAGGCCGGGCGGGCTGGCGCAGGATCTGCCCGATGGCGCCGAACAAGACGTGCGCGATCTGCTCAAGATTCTGCCCGGCAGGTTGCGCGATATGGAAAACCTGTTGAACGAGAACTACATCTGGAAGGCGCGGACCCAGGGCGTCGGATACCTGGATCTGACCGGGTGTATGGCTCTGGGCATCACCGGTCCGGTGTTGCGCGCGACCGGGCTTGCCCACGATCTGCGGCGCGCACAGCCGTACTGCGGTTATGAGAACTATGACTTCGAGGTCATCACCCATGAGGACTGCGACTCTTACGGTCGATATCTGATTCGGGTCAAGGAGATGCACGAGTCCATCAAGATCGCTCAGCAGTGTCTGGACCGGTTGCGGCCGGGACCGGTCATGGTGGACGACAAGAAGATTGCGTGGCCTGCTGACCTGGCCTCTGGCCCGGATGGACTGGGTAACTCGCCCCAGCACATCGCCAAGATCATGGGCACGTCGATGGAAGGACTCATTCATCACTTCAAGCTGGTGACCGAGGGGATCCGCGTGCCCGCCGGGCAGGTGTATGTCGCCGTCGAGTCGCCGCGCGGCGAGCTCGGGGTCCATATGGTCAGCGATGGCGGAACCCGGCCCTATCGGGTGCATTTCCGCGATCCATCCTTTACCAATCTGCAGTCTGTGTCGGCGATGTGTGAGGGCGGAATGGTGGCCGATTTGATAGCCGCGGTGGCGAGCATCGACCCGGTGATGGGTGGGGTGGACAGATGA